In a genomic window of Parus major isolate Abel chromosome 26, Parus_major1.1, whole genome shotgun sequence:
- the RAB29 gene encoding ras-related protein Rab-7L1 isoform X1, translating to MGQRDRMFKVLVVGDATVGKTSLVQRYANDSFNRHYKSTVGVDFALKVVQWSESETVRLQLWDIAGQERFTSMTRLYYREASACVIMFDVTNTSTFSNSQKWKQDLDSKLLLPDGSPVPCLLLANKCDLSPWAVTREEIDRFSKENGFSGWVETSVKENKNINESMRVLIEKMMSSSTGDGSSSSAGSGDYINIKETSPPGWACC from the exons atGGGGCAGCGCGATCGGATGTTCAAGGTGCTGGTGGTGGGGGACGCCACGGTGGGAAAAACCTCGCTGGTGCAGCGCTACGCCAACGACAGCTTCAACCGGCACTACAAATCCACCGTGGGAG TGGATTTTGCGCTGAAGGTGGTACAGTGGTCGGAGTCGGAGACGGTTcggctgcagctctgggacatTGCAG GGCAGGAACGCTTCACGTCCATGACCCGGCTGTACTACAGGGAGGCCTCGGCCTGTGTGATCATGTTCGATGTCACCAACACCAGCACATTCAGCAACAGCCAGAAGTGGAAGCAGGACTTGGACAGcaaactgctgctgccagacGGGAGCCCCgtgccctgcctgctgctggccaaCAAG TGTGACCTTTCCCCGTGGGCAGTGACCAGGGAAGAAATCGATCGgttcagcaaagaaaatggattttcaggATGGGTGGAGACGtctgtgaaggaaaacaagaacatCAATGAGTCCATGAG GGTTCTGATTGAGAAGATGATGTCCTCATCCACGGGAGATGGaagctcctcctctgctgggagTGGGGATTACATCAACATCAAGGAGACCTCCCCTCCAGGCTGGGCCTGCTGCTAA
- the RAB29 gene encoding ras-related protein Rab-7L1 isoform X2 → MTRLYYREASACVIMFDVTNTSTFSNSQKWKQDLDSKLLLPDGSPVPCLLLANKCDLSPWAVTREEIDRFSKENGFSGWVETSVKENKNINESMRVLIEKMMSSSTGDGSSSSAGSGDYINIKETSPPGWACC, encoded by the exons ATGACCCGGCTGTACTACAGGGAGGCCTCGGCCTGTGTGATCATGTTCGATGTCACCAACACCAGCACATTCAGCAACAGCCAGAAGTGGAAGCAGGACTTGGACAGcaaactgctgctgccagacGGGAGCCCCgtgccctgcctgctgctggccaaCAAG TGTGACCTTTCCCCGTGGGCAGTGACCAGGGAAGAAATCGATCGgttcagcaaagaaaatggattttcaggATGGGTGGAGACGtctgtgaaggaaaacaagaacatCAATGAGTCCATGAG GGTTCTGATTGAGAAGATGATGTCCTCATCCACGGGAGATGGaagctcctcctctgctgggagTGGGGATTACATCAACATCAAGGAGACCTCCCCTCCAGGCTGGGCCTGCTGCTAA
- the NUCKS1 gene encoding nuclear ubiquitous casein and cyclin-dependent kinase substrate 1 isoform X2 encodes MSRPVRNRKVVDYSQFQESDDADDDYGRDSGPPSKKIRSSPREAKNKRRSGKNSQEDSEDSEDKDVKTKKDDSHSADEDFGSEDDDVGADDGKADSDYESSQKSKKGKKAKPDKNKRAASKSRKRPAEDSEDEKEDHKNVRQQRQAASKAASKQREMLMDDVGSEEEEQEDDEAQFQENSGSDEDFLMEDDDDSDYGSSKKKNKKVSKKSKPERKEKKMPKPRLKATVTPSPVKGKGKAGRPTASKATKEKTPSPKEEDEEPESPPEKKKSASPPPEKSGDEGSEDEAPSGED; translated from the exons ATGTCGCGGCCCGTCAG GAACAGGAAGGTGGTTGATTACTCCCAATTTCAGGAATCAGATGATGCTG ATGACGATTATGGAAGAGATTCAGGTCCCCCATCCAAGAAAATCCGTTCGTCTCCCCGAGAGGCCAAAAACAAGAGGAGATCTGGGAAGAATTCTCAGGAGGACAG TGAGGATTCAGAAGACAAAGATGTGAAGACTAAGAAAGATGATTCACACTCAGCAG ATGAAGATTTTGGCAGTGAGGATGATGACGTAGGAGCTGACGATGGCAAAGCCGACAGCGACTACGAGAGCtcccaaaaaagcaaaaaaggcaAGAAGGCTAAACCAGACAAGAACAAGAGAGCAGCCTCCAAATCCAGGAAAAGGCCTgcag AGGACAGCGAGGATGAGAAGGAAGATCACAAAAACGTCCGTCAGCAGCGGCAGGCGGCGTCCAAAGCAGCCTCCAAACAACGGGAGATGCTGATGGATGATGTGGGCAGTGAGGAGGAAGAGCAAGAGGATGATGAGGCACAGTTCCAGGAGA ATTCAGGAAGTGATGAAGACTTCCTCATGGAAGATGATGATGACAGTGACTATGGCagttcaaaaaagaaaaataagaaggtCTCCAAGAAATCCAAgccagagaggaaagaaaagaaaatgcccAAGCCCAGGCTAAAGGCTACAG tgacCCCCAGCCCAGTGAAAGGCAAAGGGAAGGCAGGTCGCCCCACAGCTTCCAAGGCAACAAAAGAAAAGACCCCATCCCCCaaagaagaggatgaagagCCTGAAAGTcccccagaaaagaaaaaatcagccAGCCCTCCACCAGAAAAGTCAGGGGATGAGGGGTCTGAAGATGAAGCACCCTCTGGTGAAGATTAA
- the NUCKS1 gene encoding nuclear ubiquitous casein and cyclin-dependent kinase substrate 1 isoform X1, translating to MSRPVRNRKVVDYSQFQESDDADDDYGRDSGPPSKKIRSSPREAKNKRRSGKNSQEDSEDSEDKDVKTKKDDSHSADEDFGSEDDDVGADDGKADSDYESSQKSKKGKKAKPDKNKRAASKSRKRPAEDSEDEKEDHKNVRQQRQAASKAASKQREMLMDDVGSEEEEQEDDEAQFQETDSGSDEDFLMEDDDDSDYGSSKKKNKKVSKKSKPERKEKKMPKPRLKATVTPSPVKGKGKAGRPTASKATKEKTPSPKEEDEEPESPPEKKKSASPPPEKSGDEGSEDEAPSGED from the exons ATGTCGCGGCCCGTCAG GAACAGGAAGGTGGTTGATTACTCCCAATTTCAGGAATCAGATGATGCTG ATGACGATTATGGAAGAGATTCAGGTCCCCCATCCAAGAAAATCCGTTCGTCTCCCCGAGAGGCCAAAAACAAGAGGAGATCTGGGAAGAATTCTCAGGAGGACAG TGAGGATTCAGAAGACAAAGATGTGAAGACTAAGAAAGATGATTCACACTCAGCAG ATGAAGATTTTGGCAGTGAGGATGATGACGTAGGAGCTGACGATGGCAAAGCCGACAGCGACTACGAGAGCtcccaaaaaagcaaaaaaggcaAGAAGGCTAAACCAGACAAGAACAAGAGAGCAGCCTCCAAATCCAGGAAAAGGCCTgcag AGGACAGCGAGGATGAGAAGGAAGATCACAAAAACGTCCGTCAGCAGCGGCAGGCGGCGTCCAAAGCAGCCTCCAAACAACGGGAGATGCTGATGGATGATGTGGGCAGTGAGGAGGAAGAGCAAGAGGATGATGAGGCACAGTTCCAGGAGA CAGATTCAGGAAGTGATGAAGACTTCCTCATGGAAGATGATGATGACAGTGACTATGGCagttcaaaaaagaaaaataagaaggtCTCCAAGAAATCCAAgccagagaggaaagaaaagaaaatgcccAAGCCCAGGCTAAAGGCTACAG tgacCCCCAGCCCAGTGAAAGGCAAAGGGAAGGCAGGTCGCCCCACAGCTTCCAAGGCAACAAAAGAAAAGACCCCATCCCCCaaagaagaggatgaagagCCTGAAAGTcccccagaaaagaaaaaatcagccAGCCCTCCACCAGAAAAGTCAGGGGATGAGGGGTCTGAAGATGAAGCACCCTCTGGTGAAGATTAA